The Zonotrichia albicollis isolate bZonAlb1 chromosome 6, bZonAlb1.hap1, whole genome shotgun sequence genome window below encodes:
- the KIAA0586 gene encoding protein TALPID3 isoform X4, giving the protein MEAESGSGSSPDSLGSLTAAEVLVRSTAARRKGPGPVAVQKLRAGGSPYPAEPAADGAPRCSRASSGTGATRDSPGAASGVLSTKAYPECLLPVENSEPMFLSQKDPPKEAPAQNGPLVLLENSRGPEDDVFISQYATGQKEALRAVLMQKTQVIPVHKEVKVQLLGSAPTEKREGAGSDTRSAAREVESATTIAAATAAAIASTAPLLKIQNDLEAKVNSVSELLQKMQETDRQLQRANEQQKNTKAQHEEPHYQQRVSELEKEINSFMVQRIQHLEKLQEQQMNIQSHLISSAVNTRGLQQGPVPAPGPLAGHWEKPEQRPLTNEAPSAHRGLFPANAAPAQAFPEAYSSNFPSQGAHTQKSPLKTPVPRRYAPEPVPKNGKISEKENPVVEKENIPKPPREGEGKALEIVLNSQEAPLKQTEFPKKTVSNSNDRNKNAEKDRSKALPAILFPTLERYNSIEKTVQKADDLLQDLGKLRREMHNILQEASSWKTDMTDLIKTKIFPVALDPPEHHPVSKPSILQNVQVPKSILTDAERILRGVQNSKKVLEENLEAVTHAQDGDALYAFSDSLAADRDILEEIRIRRTVDEWIKAISEEIQAEMAKSDSEQEKHDQKASGNKKAQNLRAVKTKKETKEKTENIQGGLTKKLPPPAQPLQKQVEDNTKKQKFKTYFSENVQSKGKKADGAGGGTAVVQNEDFLSHVYGKPIYHGRRSTLKKGPYLKFNSPSPKSKLARPKLIETVRGTKVRSARTQTYFHTQKVISSPKKKNPVLVPAQQSQFLFSPSQDVPAAPGPLEGHLIPMAIPLGQTQSSNTSVQPAGVIIDKPHPVTVTTSLPPVSPKPPVEVKKPNIAVIEMKSEKKEPPQLSVQVLPNVDIDSVSSTRNVSPVPPSSEPLLPPVTAVIQTPEEIHSEEEEEEEEDTKLPGANFIDVTDVTQDQEEEKDEIPEFLEPVVELNGQFKAASPPHNSPLFPPVPSAPQQPADILDELIQERETIENKLVNWVEQEIMAKIISEMCPAQTEAVPSVSSSVKSEDSEPVTPGIAEVAGGGGFQLFVNAGVPVDSEMINNFVKEALSETIATMLGDSQAQRAAPDPLPPCTTSMMEAPVPTPVPTPQATPPPTPPSEKELPQVTTPDSSPSPPEMSGDVHEHEKIKETDLKFGFPRAGVEVAAAMARVVTPVVTPVLTPVTTPSPVATPSPPVSECGSQAGKGESPKLPNPWDGAELPLEEENPSPVPEEPFCPGTVEMSVANDEEPEALVFPSQQLPERPMEPLPCPAQVPSPVPTVSSGESSQESSLTPTGTETTDRPLSEGEVLFPYGQPLPAAALAEGGLSLPNLAESLSSTLRDANEMDYDPPSEGQVVRRMGKGCHRDPVLALLTKLNQAPVYVQERIEHSEDSDGSIGELSEGQRPRLSRAQERILMGNSIFLEHPTAQSFGNRPRQGLRSASPGQVVQIGAEILGDADPSPIPMLLVELESQPGSNPALPAAQPSCRMTPLPEDLSQEMLPLT; this is encoded by the exons ATGGAGGCGGAGAGCGGCTCGGGCAGCAGCCCGGACTCGCTGGGCAGCCTGACGGCGGCCGAGGTGCTGGTGCGCTCCACGGCGGCCCGCAGGAAGGGCCCGGGGCCGGTGGCCGTGCAGAAGCTCCGGGCCGGGGGCTCGCCCTACCCCGCGGAGCCGGCTGCGGACGGAGCTCCCCGCTGTTCCCGGGCCTCGAGCGGCACCGGCGCCACCCGCGACTCCCCCGGAGCCGCCTCAG GAGTCCTAAGCACCAAAGCATATCCAGAATGCCTGCTTCCAGTTGAAAATTCTGAGCCCATGTTTTTATCCCAAAAG GATCCTCCTAAAGAAGCTCCAGCACAAAATGGTCCTTTGGTGCTTCTGGAAAATAGCAGAGGACCTGAAG ATGATGTTTTCATTTCCCAGTATGCTACTGGCCAGAAGGAGGCTCTGAGAGCAGTATTAATGCAAAA gaCTCAGGTTATTCCTGTTCATAAGGAGGTGAAGGTGCAGCTCTTGGGAAGTGCCCCcacagagaaaagggaaggTGCTGGCAGTGACACCAGGTCAGCAGCCAGGGAGGTGGAGTCTGCAACAaccattgcagcagccactgctgctgccattgccagcacagctccactcCTCAAG ATTCAAAATGATTTGGAAGCAAAAGTGAACTCAGTTTCAGAACTGCTTCAGAAAATGCAGGAGACAGACAGGCAGCTGCAACGAGCAAATGAACagcaaaaaaatacaaaggCTCAACATGAGGAGCCCCACTACCAGCAGAGAGTCAGTGAgcttgaaaaagaaattaattctttCATGGTGCAAAGGATTCAGCACCTGGAAAAGCTACAGGAGCAACAAATGAATATTCAG TCCCACCTCATCAGCTCTGCAGTGAACACCCGTGGCCTGCAGCAGGGTcctgtgcctgcccctgggcCCCTGGCAGGGCACTGGGAGAAGCCAGAGCAGAGACCACTCACTAATGAAGCTCCTTCAGCTCACAGGGGTTTGTTCCCTGCCAATGCTGCACCTGCCCAAG catTCCCTGAAGCATATTCAAGCAATTTTCCAAGTCAAGGGGCTCATACACAAAAATCTCCTCTAAAGACACCAGTTCCTCGAAGATATGCTCCAGAACCTGtacccaaaaatgggaaaatctcagagaaagaaaaccctgtagtagaaaaagaaaatattcccaaaCCTCCAAGAGAAG GTGAAGGGAAAGCTCTGGAAATTGTTTTGAATTCTCAAGAAGCACCACTAAAGCAAACTGAATTTCCCAAGAAGACAGTATCAAACAGCAATGACAGGAACAAGAATGCTGAGAAAGACAG ATCCAAAGCTTTGCCTGCAATCTTATTTCCCACTTTGGAAAGGTACAATTCAATTGAGAAAACAGTTCAAAAAGCAGATGATCTACTTCAAGATCTTGGCAAGTTGAGAAGAGAAATGCACAACATTCTGCAG GAAGCAAGTTCATGGAAAACTGACATGACTGATCTTATTAAA ACAAAAATTTTTCCTGTTGCGCTTGATCCTCCTGAACATCATCCAGTCAGCAAACCATCCATCCTTCAGAATGTCCAGGTGCCAAAGTCTATCCTGACAGATGCTGAAAGGATTTTGAGAGGAGTGCAGAACAGTAAAAAAGTCCTTGAGGAGAATCTGGAAGCTGTTACTCATGCACAGGATGGAGATGCCCTGTATGCTTTCAGTGACTCCTTGGCTGCAGACAG aGATATCCTGGAGGAGATTCGTATCCGAAGGACTGTGGATGAGTGGATCAAGGCAATCAGTGAGGAAATCCAG GCTGAAATGGCAAAAAGTGATTCAGAACAAGAGAAACATGATCAAAAAGCCTCAGGGAATAAGAAAGCCCAAAACCTCAGGGCTGTGAAGACCAAGAAGGAAACtaaagagaaaactgaaaacatCCAAGGAGGCTTGACAAAAAAGCTTCCACCTCCAGCTCAGCCATTGCAGAAGCAGGTGGAAGATAACACAAAGAAACAGAAGTTTAAAACTTACTTTTCTGAAAATGtgcaaagcaaaggaaaaaaggcagat GGAGCTGGAGGTGGAACTGCAGTGGTGCAAAATGAAGATTTTCTGTCTCATGTTTATGGCAAACCCATTTACCACGGGCGCCGGAGCACGCTTAAAAAAGGGCCCTACCTGAAATTCAACTCTCCCTCTCCCAAATCTAAACTTGCCAGACCCAAGCTGATAGAGACTGTTAGAG GCACAAAGGTGAGGTCAGCAAGGACCCAGACCTACTTTCACACACAGAAGGTCATCAGCAGCCCCAAGAAGAAGAATCCTGTGTTGgtccctgcccagcagagccagttcctcttcagccccagccaggatgtccctgctgcccctggtCCCCTGGAAGGCCACCTCATCCCCATGGCTATTCCTCTAG GTCAAACCCAAAGCAGCAACACATCAGTGCAGCCTGCTGGAGTGATCATAGATAAACCACACCCTGTCACAGTTACAACCTCCCTTCCTCCAGTGTCACCAAAGCCTCCTGTAGaggtaaaaaaaccaaatattgCTGTGATAGAGATGAAATCAGAGAAGAAGGAgccacctcagctctctgtgcaG GTGTTACCAAATGTTGATATTGACAGTGTTTCAAGTACCAGGAATGTAAGTCCTGTTCCTCCAAGCTCTGagcctctgctccctcctgtcACTGCTGTAATACAG ACCCCAGAAGAAATAcacagtgaggaggaggaggaggaggaggaggacacaaAGCTTCCAGGAGCTAACTTCATTGATGTCACTGATGTCACACAG GatcaggaagaggagaaggatgaaattccagaattccttgAGCCTGTTGTGGAGCTTAATGGCCAGTTTAAAGCCGCCTCACCACCACACAATAGTCCTTTGTTTCCTCCTGTGCCTTCTGCTCCTCAGCAGCCTGCTGATATTTTGGATGAACTGATTCAAGAGAGAGAAACTATAGAAAACAAGTTGGTAAATTG GGTGGAACAAGAAATAATGGCAAAAATCATCAGTGAGATGTGCCCAGCTCAGACAGAAGCAGTGCCCAGCGTTAGCAGCTCCGTAAAGAGTGAAGACAGTGAGCCTGTGACCCCTGGCATTG CTGAAGTTGCAGGTGGTGGAGGATTCCAGCTCTTTGTCAATGCTGGTGTGCCTGTGGACTCAGAAATGATAAATAACTTTGTAAAGGAAGCTCTCAGTGAAACCATTGCAACCATGCTGGGTGACAGCCAGGctcagagagcagctcctgatcctcttcctccctgcacCACCTCAATGATG GAGGCTCCTGTGCCTACTCCAGTGCCAACACCCCAGGCCACACCACCACCAACACCACCTTCAGAAAAAGAATTGCCTCAGGTCACAACTCCAGATTCATCTCCATCTCCTCCAGAGATGAGTGGGGATGTTCACGAAcatgaaaaaattaaagaaacag ATCTGAAATTTGGCTTCCCACGGGCAGGAGTTGAGGTTGCAGCTGCCATGGCACGTGTGGTCACCCCTGTGGTCACTCCTGTGCTCACCCCTGTCACCACACCTTCCCCAGTGGCCACACCAAGCCCTCCTGTCTCAGAATGTGGCtcccaggctggaaaaggggaaagtcCAAAGCTTCCAAACCCGTGGGATGGTGCAGAACTTCCTCTGGAAGAAGAGAACCCCAGTCCTGTCCCTGAAGAACCATTCTGTCCTGGGACTGT GGAGATGTCAGTGGCCAATGATGAGGAACCAGAGGCCTTGGTGTTcccatcccagcagctgccagagaggcccatggagcccctgccctgccctgcccaggtgccATCCCCAGTGCCCACAGTGAGCTCTGGGGAGTccagccaggagagcagcctCACCCCCACGGGGACTGAGACCACAGACAGACCCCTCTCAGAAGGGGAGGTGCTCTTCCCCTATGGacagcccctgcctgctgcag cctTAGCAGAAGGAGGATTATCTCTTCCAAACCTGGCTGAGAGCTTATCCAGTACTCTCCGAGATGCCAATGAAATG GATTATGATCCTCCAAGTGAAGGGCAGGTGGTGAGGAGAATGGGTAAAGGCTGTCACAGGGATCCTGTCCTGGCTCTTTTAACCAAATTAAATCAAGCACCTGTTTATGTACAAGAAAGAATAGAGCACTCAGAG GATTCTGATGGCAGCATTGGGGAGCTCAGTGAAGGTCAGAGGCCAAGGCTGTCCCGAGCACAGGAGAGAATCCTGATGGGAAATTCCATTTTCCTGGAGCATCCAACTGCCCAGAGCTTTGGGAACAGACCACGCCAGGGTCTCCGTTCTGCATCTCCAGGGCAGGTTGTCCAAATTGGAG
- the KIAA0586 gene encoding protein TALPID3 isoform X1: MEAESGSGSSPDSLGSLTAAEVLVRSTAARRKGPGPVAVQKLRAGGSPYPAEPAADGAPRCSRASSGTGATRDSPGAASGVLSTKAYPECLLPVENSEPMFLSQKDPPKEAPAQNGPLVLLENSRGPEDDVFISQYATGQKEALRAVLMQKTQVIPVHKEVKVQLLGSAPTEKREGAGSDTRSAAREVESATTIAAATAAAIASTAPLLKIQNDLEAKVNSVSELLQKMQETDRQLQRANEQQKNTKAQHEEPHYQQRVSELEKEINSFMVQRIQHLEKLQEQQMNIQSHLISSAVNTRGLQQGPVPAPGPLAGHWEKPEQRPLTNEAPSAHRGLFPANAAPAQAFPEAYSSNFPSQGAHTQKSPLKTPVPRRYAPEPVPKNGKISEKENPVVEKENIPKPPREGEGKALEIVLNSQEAPLKQTEFPKKTVSNSNDRNKNAEKDRSKALPAILFPTLERYNSIEKTVQKADDLLQDLGKLRREMHNILQEASSWKTDMTDLIKTKIFPVALDPPEHHPVSKPSILQNVQVPKSILTDAERILRGVQNSKKVLEENLEAVTHAQDGDALYAFSDSLAADRDILEEIRIRRTVDEWIKAISEEIQAEMAKSDSEQEKHDQKASGNKKAQNLRAVKTKKETKEKTENIQGGLTKKLPPPAQPLQKQVEDNTKKQKFKTYFSENVQSKGKKADGAGGGTAVVQNEDFLSHVYGKPIYHGRRSTLKKGPYLKFNSPSPKSKLARPKLIETVRGTKVRSARTQTYFHTQKVISSPKKKNPVLVPAQQSQFLFSPSQDVPAAPGPLEGHLIPMAIPLGQTQSSNTSVQPAGVIIDKPHPVTVTTSLPPVSPKPPVEVKKPNIAVIEMKSEKKEPPQLSVQVLPNVDIDSVSSTRNVSPVPPSSEPLLPPVTAVIQTPEEIHSEEEEEEEEDTKLPGANFIDVTDVTQDQEEEKDEIPEFLEPVVELNGQFKAASPPHNSPLFPPVPSAPQQPADILDELIQERETIENKLVNWVEQEIMAKIISEMCPAQTEAVPSVSSSVKSEDSEPVTPGIAEVAGGGGFQLFVNAGVPVDSEMINNFVKEALSETIATMLGDSQAQRAAPDPLPPCTTSMMEAPVPTPVPTPQATPPPTPPSEKELPQVTTPDSSPSPPEMSGDVHEHEKIKETDLKFGFPRAGVEVAAAMARVVTPVVTPVLTPVTTPSPVATPSPPVSECGSQAGKGESPKLPNPWDGAELPLEEENPSPVPEEPFCPGTVEMSVANDEEPEALVFPSQQLPERPMEPLPCPAQVPSPVPTVSSGESSQESSLTPTGTETTDRPLSEGEVLFPYGQPLPAAALAEGGLSLPNLAESLSSTLRDANEMDYDPPSEGQVVRRMGKGCHRDPVLALLTKLNQAPVYVQERIEHSEDSDGSIGELSEGQRPRLSRAQERILMGNSIFLEHPTAQSFGNRPRQGLRSASPGQVVQIGAEILGDADPSPIPMLLVELESQPGSNPALPAAQPSCRMTPLPEDLSQEESQGAAHVQIVRPRVIFVRRKSEEMQQEGDAAPHLNPHLSAAGVSVQLPGMSTENETQSLSSARGDSDSSGTDTF; encoded by the exons ATGGAGGCGGAGAGCGGCTCGGGCAGCAGCCCGGACTCGCTGGGCAGCCTGACGGCGGCCGAGGTGCTGGTGCGCTCCACGGCGGCCCGCAGGAAGGGCCCGGGGCCGGTGGCCGTGCAGAAGCTCCGGGCCGGGGGCTCGCCCTACCCCGCGGAGCCGGCTGCGGACGGAGCTCCCCGCTGTTCCCGGGCCTCGAGCGGCACCGGCGCCACCCGCGACTCCCCCGGAGCCGCCTCAG GAGTCCTAAGCACCAAAGCATATCCAGAATGCCTGCTTCCAGTTGAAAATTCTGAGCCCATGTTTTTATCCCAAAAG GATCCTCCTAAAGAAGCTCCAGCACAAAATGGTCCTTTGGTGCTTCTGGAAAATAGCAGAGGACCTGAAG ATGATGTTTTCATTTCCCAGTATGCTACTGGCCAGAAGGAGGCTCTGAGAGCAGTATTAATGCAAAA gaCTCAGGTTATTCCTGTTCATAAGGAGGTGAAGGTGCAGCTCTTGGGAAGTGCCCCcacagagaaaagggaaggTGCTGGCAGTGACACCAGGTCAGCAGCCAGGGAGGTGGAGTCTGCAACAaccattgcagcagccactgctgctgccattgccagcacagctccactcCTCAAG ATTCAAAATGATTTGGAAGCAAAAGTGAACTCAGTTTCAGAACTGCTTCAGAAAATGCAGGAGACAGACAGGCAGCTGCAACGAGCAAATGAACagcaaaaaaatacaaaggCTCAACATGAGGAGCCCCACTACCAGCAGAGAGTCAGTGAgcttgaaaaagaaattaattctttCATGGTGCAAAGGATTCAGCACCTGGAAAAGCTACAGGAGCAACAAATGAATATTCAG TCCCACCTCATCAGCTCTGCAGTGAACACCCGTGGCCTGCAGCAGGGTcctgtgcctgcccctgggcCCCTGGCAGGGCACTGGGAGAAGCCAGAGCAGAGACCACTCACTAATGAAGCTCCTTCAGCTCACAGGGGTTTGTTCCCTGCCAATGCTGCACCTGCCCAAG catTCCCTGAAGCATATTCAAGCAATTTTCCAAGTCAAGGGGCTCATACACAAAAATCTCCTCTAAAGACACCAGTTCCTCGAAGATATGCTCCAGAACCTGtacccaaaaatgggaaaatctcagagaaagaaaaccctgtagtagaaaaagaaaatattcccaaaCCTCCAAGAGAAG GTGAAGGGAAAGCTCTGGAAATTGTTTTGAATTCTCAAGAAGCACCACTAAAGCAAACTGAATTTCCCAAGAAGACAGTATCAAACAGCAATGACAGGAACAAGAATGCTGAGAAAGACAG ATCCAAAGCTTTGCCTGCAATCTTATTTCCCACTTTGGAAAGGTACAATTCAATTGAGAAAACAGTTCAAAAAGCAGATGATCTACTTCAAGATCTTGGCAAGTTGAGAAGAGAAATGCACAACATTCTGCAG GAAGCAAGTTCATGGAAAACTGACATGACTGATCTTATTAAA ACAAAAATTTTTCCTGTTGCGCTTGATCCTCCTGAACATCATCCAGTCAGCAAACCATCCATCCTTCAGAATGTCCAGGTGCCAAAGTCTATCCTGACAGATGCTGAAAGGATTTTGAGAGGAGTGCAGAACAGTAAAAAAGTCCTTGAGGAGAATCTGGAAGCTGTTACTCATGCACAGGATGGAGATGCCCTGTATGCTTTCAGTGACTCCTTGGCTGCAGACAG aGATATCCTGGAGGAGATTCGTATCCGAAGGACTGTGGATGAGTGGATCAAGGCAATCAGTGAGGAAATCCAG GCTGAAATGGCAAAAAGTGATTCAGAACAAGAGAAACATGATCAAAAAGCCTCAGGGAATAAGAAAGCCCAAAACCTCAGGGCTGTGAAGACCAAGAAGGAAACtaaagagaaaactgaaaacatCCAAGGAGGCTTGACAAAAAAGCTTCCACCTCCAGCTCAGCCATTGCAGAAGCAGGTGGAAGATAACACAAAGAAACAGAAGTTTAAAACTTACTTTTCTGAAAATGtgcaaagcaaaggaaaaaaggcagat GGAGCTGGAGGTGGAACTGCAGTGGTGCAAAATGAAGATTTTCTGTCTCATGTTTATGGCAAACCCATTTACCACGGGCGCCGGAGCACGCTTAAAAAAGGGCCCTACCTGAAATTCAACTCTCCCTCTCCCAAATCTAAACTTGCCAGACCCAAGCTGATAGAGACTGTTAGAG GCACAAAGGTGAGGTCAGCAAGGACCCAGACCTACTTTCACACACAGAAGGTCATCAGCAGCCCCAAGAAGAAGAATCCTGTGTTGgtccctgcccagcagagccagttcctcttcagccccagccaggatgtccctgctgcccctggtCCCCTGGAAGGCCACCTCATCCCCATGGCTATTCCTCTAG GTCAAACCCAAAGCAGCAACACATCAGTGCAGCCTGCTGGAGTGATCATAGATAAACCACACCCTGTCACAGTTACAACCTCCCTTCCTCCAGTGTCACCAAAGCCTCCTGTAGaggtaaaaaaaccaaatattgCTGTGATAGAGATGAAATCAGAGAAGAAGGAgccacctcagctctctgtgcaG GTGTTACCAAATGTTGATATTGACAGTGTTTCAAGTACCAGGAATGTAAGTCCTGTTCCTCCAAGCTCTGagcctctgctccctcctgtcACTGCTGTAATACAG ACCCCAGAAGAAATAcacagtgaggaggaggaggaggaggaggaggacacaaAGCTTCCAGGAGCTAACTTCATTGATGTCACTGATGTCACACAG GatcaggaagaggagaaggatgaaattccagaattccttgAGCCTGTTGTGGAGCTTAATGGCCAGTTTAAAGCCGCCTCACCACCACACAATAGTCCTTTGTTTCCTCCTGTGCCTTCTGCTCCTCAGCAGCCTGCTGATATTTTGGATGAACTGATTCAAGAGAGAGAAACTATAGAAAACAAGTTGGTAAATTG GGTGGAACAAGAAATAATGGCAAAAATCATCAGTGAGATGTGCCCAGCTCAGACAGAAGCAGTGCCCAGCGTTAGCAGCTCCGTAAAGAGTGAAGACAGTGAGCCTGTGACCCCTGGCATTG CTGAAGTTGCAGGTGGTGGAGGATTCCAGCTCTTTGTCAATGCTGGTGTGCCTGTGGACTCAGAAATGATAAATAACTTTGTAAAGGAAGCTCTCAGTGAAACCATTGCAACCATGCTGGGTGACAGCCAGGctcagagagcagctcctgatcctcttcctccctgcacCACCTCAATGATG GAGGCTCCTGTGCCTACTCCAGTGCCAACACCCCAGGCCACACCACCACCAACACCACCTTCAGAAAAAGAATTGCCTCAGGTCACAACTCCAGATTCATCTCCATCTCCTCCAGAGATGAGTGGGGATGTTCACGAAcatgaaaaaattaaagaaacag ATCTGAAATTTGGCTTCCCACGGGCAGGAGTTGAGGTTGCAGCTGCCATGGCACGTGTGGTCACCCCTGTGGTCACTCCTGTGCTCACCCCTGTCACCACACCTTCCCCAGTGGCCACACCAAGCCCTCCTGTCTCAGAATGTGGCtcccaggctggaaaaggggaaagtcCAAAGCTTCCAAACCCGTGGGATGGTGCAGAACTTCCTCTGGAAGAAGAGAACCCCAGTCCTGTCCCTGAAGAACCATTCTGTCCTGGGACTGT GGAGATGTCAGTGGCCAATGATGAGGAACCAGAGGCCTTGGTGTTcccatcccagcagctgccagagaggcccatggagcccctgccctgccctgcccaggtgccATCCCCAGTGCCCACAGTGAGCTCTGGGGAGTccagccaggagagcagcctCACCCCCACGGGGACTGAGACCACAGACAGACCCCTCTCAGAAGGGGAGGTGCTCTTCCCCTATGGacagcccctgcctgctgcag cctTAGCAGAAGGAGGATTATCTCTTCCAAACCTGGCTGAGAGCTTATCCAGTACTCTCCGAGATGCCAATGAAATG GATTATGATCCTCCAAGTGAAGGGCAGGTGGTGAGGAGAATGGGTAAAGGCTGTCACAGGGATCCTGTCCTGGCTCTTTTAACCAAATTAAATCAAGCACCTGTTTATGTACAAGAAAGAATAGAGCACTCAGAG GATTCTGATGGCAGCATTGGGGAGCTCAGTGAAGGTCAGAGGCCAAGGCTGTCCCGAGCACAGGAGAGAATCCTGATGGGAAATTCCATTTTCCTGGAGCATCCAACTGCCCAGAGCTTTGGGAACAGACCACGCCAGGGTCTCCGTTCTGCATCTCCAGGGCAGGTTGTCCAAATTGGAG